Proteins encoded by one window of Massilia sp. NR 4-1:
- a CDS encoding ANTAR domain-containing response regulator, with product MSRHLRILVIHPPAESEASLRAHALHAGLKEAGYQIIASLPADLHLPAQIARLQPDMIIIDAESDARDVLEHIVLATRDERRPIVMFTEDEDTAAMEAALEAGVSAYIVAGLQAERIKPVLNVALARFRHEQKLRDELESTRHKLAERKVIDRAKGLLMLRHGLSEDQAYQKLRTLAMNKNLKLAEVAQRILDVEDLLG from the coding sequence ATGAGCCGCCATCTACGCATCCTCGTCATCCATCCGCCCGCCGAAAGCGAGGCTTCGCTGCGCGCGCACGCCCTGCATGCGGGGCTGAAGGAGGCCGGTTACCAGATCATCGCCTCGCTGCCGGCCGACCTGCACCTTCCCGCACAGATCGCGCGCCTGCAGCCCGACATGATCATCATCGACGCCGAATCGGATGCGCGCGACGTCCTTGAGCACATCGTGCTCGCCACGCGCGACGAGCGCCGCCCCATCGTCATGTTCACCGAAGATGAGGACACGGCCGCCATGGAAGCCGCGCTGGAAGCGGGCGTCAGCGCCTATATCGTAGCCGGCCTGCAGGCGGAGCGCATCAAGCCGGTGCTGAATGTGGCGCTGGCACGCTTCCGCCACGAGCAGAAGCTGCGCGACGAGCTGGAAAGCACCCGGCACAAACTGGCCGAGCGTAAGGTGATCGACCGCGCCAAGGGTTTGCTCATGCTGCGCCATGGGCTGAGCGAGGACCAGGCATACCAGAAGCTGCGCACGCTGGCGATGAACAAGAACCTGAAGCTGGCGGAAGTGGCCCAGCGCATTCTCGATGTGGAGGATCTGCTGGGTTGA